The genomic interval CGCCCCTCGAGCAGAAGCAGATCACCATGGAGGCAAAGGCAGACGCCGCAAAGGAAGAGGCCGAATTGTTCGACACGAATGTCAAGGGAAAGGCAAAGAAAGAGAAGAGAAGGAAAGCAAAGGATACCAAGGATACAAAACCTGCAAGAGATGAGGATGCAGTCAAGATTGAGGGTCTCAACTTCAAGGTATGGCATTTCTGTCCCCATTGGAGCAAACGTAGCTAACACAGTAAAAAGCGATTGGTGAAGGGCTCTTTGGTGCTTGGTCAGATTAGCCATATCGACCCGGTTCAACTGACAATCGCGCTGCCGAACAACCTTACAGGAACCGTCTCGATCGCTGCGATCTCGGACACAATTAACTCCAAGCTCGAGAAAGACGCTGCCGACGAAAgcgaagacgacgaggaggacgaAGACGATGAGGGCATTGACCTCAAGTCCATGTTCAAGGTCGGCCAGTACGTTCGCGCACAAGTTCAGTCGACCGCAGACGAGTCCGGCACCGGCAAGCCCAAACGCCGCATCGAGCTCTCCCTTCGGCCTACCGATGCCAACACTGGCATTTCTAGTGACGAGGTCGTCGGATACACAACCCTTATGGCATCAGTCACCAGCGTTCAGGATCACGGTTACGAGATGGACTTGGGTATTGAGGGTGATCTGAAGGGTTTCTTGGCTAAGAAGGAAGTCGGTCCCGACATGGATGAGGCAAGCTTGCGACCAGGCGCCGTCTGCCTGTGCGTCGTGAAGGCCGTTACAGGCATCATTGTCCAGCTCTCAACCGATCCTCTGAAGCTGGGCAACACCTCCCTCGTGGCATCGAGCGCTCCGACAATCAACTCCTTCTTGCCTGGTTCCTTGGCCGATGTTCTGCTCACCGAGGTGACTAGCAGAGGTCTGCAGGGAAAGCTCCTTGGCCACTTGCCGGTTACCGCCGATTTGATTCACTCAGGTGTTGGTCCCGATGGAGTTGACTTGGAAGCCAAGTACAAAGTGGGCAGCCGCGTCAAGGCCAGAATTATTTGCAACTTCCCTGCTGCGCGAGAGCCCAAGCTCGGTATGTCTCTACTACCGCACATCGTCTCTCTACAGCCCAAGTTGTCCGGCAAAGGCAGCAGAGCCAAGGCTCCTCTTGACCTACTTCCCATTGCTTCATTTGTGGAGGAGTGCACTGTGCGCCATGTCGAGCCTGAGATCGGTCTCTACGTTGACACTGGGGTTCCTGGCATTTCCGGTTTCGTTCACATTTCTCGCGTCAAGGATGGCAAGGTCGACGCACTGTACGAAGGCAGTGGCCCTCACAAGGTTGGCTCAACACACCGCGGCAGAGTCGTCGGATACAGCCCTCTGGATGCCATGTTCTTGCTGTCATTTGAGCAAACCATCCTTGACCAGCCTTTCATCCGCCTTGAGGATGTTCCCGTTGGAGAGGTCGTTTCTGGCAAGATCGAGAAGGTCATTATCGGCGAGAACGGCATTAGTGGCTTGATCGTGAAGCTGGCTGAGGGCATCAGTGGTTACGTGCATGAATCACATTTCGCCGACGTTAAGCTCCAGCACCCCGAGAAGAAGTTCAGGGAGGGGGCCACTGTCAAGGCGAGAGTGCTTTCAGTGCGTCCACGAAAGCGCCAGCTTCGCCTTACCTTGAAGAAGACTTTGGTCAACTCAGATGCACCGATCATTAAGAACCTCGAGGAGGTTCAGGTCGGTCTGCAGACTCCGGGAACGATCACTGAGATTGGTTCCGCCGGTGCCCAGCTCGAGTTCTTTGGCGGTGTCAGAGGGTTCCTGCCAGTGTCACAGATGAGCGAGGCCTACATCAAGGACCCTAGAGATCACTTCCGCACTGGCCAGGTTGTCAGTGTTCACGTCCTCAGCGTGACCCCCGAGGACCGCAGGATGATTGTTTCATGCAAGGACCCTTCGGCTTTCGGTCTCGATAAGCAGGCAGCGCTTAAGGCACTGAAGGTCGGCGACATCGTCTCTGCCAAGGTCAGCCAGAAGACGGAAGATGAGGTCTACGTCGATCTTGAGGAGAGTGGTCTCAAGGCCATCATCCGCACTGGTCACCTCTCGGATAAGTCTGCTAGCAAGACCCAGGCCGCTCTTAAGCGCATCAATGTCGGCAACACTCTTACGGATCTCATGGTTTTGGACAAGAACGAGCTGAGACGTGCTGTTATCCTTACCCAGAAGCCCAGCTTCATTGAAGCCAGCAAGAACGGCAAGCTTCTGACAAGCGTTGAGGATGCGACTTCCGGTGCCGTTGCGCCCGCTTATGTCCGGGAGATTGGTCCTCACGCCGTTTACGTTCAATTTGGTGGCAATGTCACCGCCATCCTCCCCAAGAGCAAGTTGCCAAAGGATGTGCAAGACAAGGAGGCATTCGGCATGCGCAAGCACCAGAGCATCGAGGTCAAGATTGTGTCCTCCAACCCCGAGCAGAACCGCATCATTGTTGCACCAGCCTCGGCGGATGGGCCTGCTCCCACGGTATCAGAGTCAGCCATTAACTCTGTCGACGACAGCATCAAGACAGTCGACGATGTCGCACTCGGCACTATTCTCAATGCCCAGGTCACGTCCGTCAAGAACACGCAGCTGAACGTCAGGGTTGCCGACAACATTCAGGGCCGTATCGACGTTTCACAGTTCTTTGACAAGTGGGAGGACATCACCAATCGCAAGAACCCTCTGCAAAAGGTCAAGGCGAACGAGATCATCCGCGTGCGTGCTATCGGTATTCACGATTCCAAGAACTACCGTTTCCTGCCTTTCTCCCACCGTTCCACACACTCCGTCATCGAATTCTCTGCCAAGGAGAGCGACCTGGAGACCGAGGACGTCGAACTTCTTTCCTACGACACGATCAAGGTTGGCTCTTCCCACGTCGCCTTTGTCAACAACCACGGCAAGAACTGCTTGTGGGTAAACATCTCACCCACGGTTCGCGGCAGAATCGGCATCATGGACGTTTCCGACGACCTCTCTCATGCTGGCAATCTTGAGAAGCACTTCCCCATTGGTTCTGCTCTCAAGGTGCGCGTAGTCTCGGTCGATGCTGAGAAGGGACACCTGGACCTGTCAGCTCGATCATCCACCGGCTCCACTGAGGTCACTTGGGACTCCCTCAAGAGGAACGTGGCTCTCCCCGGAAGAGTGACCAAGATCAATGATCGCTCCGTCATGATCAAGCTTAGCGAGTCTGTTTCTGGACCGGTTCACTTGGTCGATCTGTGTGATGACTACGACCAAGCCAACACGCTCAAGTACAACAAGGGCGAAATCATCCGCGTCTCCGTGGTGGAGGTCGACAAGAGCGACAAGAGACTAAGATTGTCAACCAGACCCTCCCGCATCCTCAGTTCCACATCTCCTATCGCGGATCGTGAAATCACCCGGGTGTCTCAGATCGCCTCTGGAGACATTATCCGTGGTTTTGTGAAAAACGTGACTGACAAGGGTGTCTTTGTGCAACTTGGAGGTACCGTCTCTGCTTTGGTCAAGATCGGCAACTTGTCTGATCGTTACATCAAAGACTGGAAGGGCAACTTCCAAGTTGATCAACTGGTGAAGGGCCGAGTGATCAACGTCGACGCCGCTACCAGCCAAGTCGAGCTTAGTCTCAAGGCCTCTGTGGTTGAGAACGACTACACGCCCCCTGTGACGTACAAGGACGTCAAGGAAGGCCAGGTCGTCACCGGAAAGGTTCGCAAGGTCGAGGAGTTTGGTGCGTTCATCGTGGTGGATAACTCTCTCAACGTCAGCGGCCTATGCCATCGCAGTCAGATGGCTGAGAAGCCCGTTGAGGATGCCCGCAAGCTTTACAACGAGGGCGATGTGGTAAAGGCCAAGATTCTCTCAATAGATGAGGAGAAGAGACGCATCACATTCGGTTTGAAGCCTAGCTATTTCGACGAGGACAGCGACATGGAGGACGTCGACGGAGGTGCTGATCTCGAGAGCGATGAGGACTCTGACGTTGAGATGGGAGATGGCGGCGCTCAACTTGCCATCCGCGGTACCGACAACTCTGAGGAGTCCGATGAGGAAGACGAAGAGTACGAAGACGGCGACGAAGAGGAGGATGAGGACAGCGACGTGGATATGGACGAAGACGCAACGGCTAGCAAGGGTCTCAGCTCTGGCAAGTACGACTGGACTGGCGACGCGTTTGACGACTCAGAAAACGAGTCAAAGGCCAAATCAAAGAAGTCAAAGACGACGgaaaagaaggagaagaagaagggtgGCGAAATCCAGATTGATCGTACAGCCGATCTTGATGCCCACGGACCGCAAACCGCCACCGACTACGAGCGTCTCCTGCTGGGTCAGCCCGACTCATCCCAGCTGTGGATCGAGTATATGGCTCTGCAGATGAAGGTCAGCGAGCTGTCGAAGGCTCGCGAGACTGCTGAACGTGCCATCAAAACGATCAACATCCGGGAGCAGACTGAGAAGCTCAACGTCTGGATCGCCTACCTCAACTTGGAGGTTGCTTACGGCACCAAGGCTTCCACCGAGGAGGTCTTCAAGCGCGCCTGCCAGTACAACGACGAGCAGGAGGTTCACGAGCGTTTGGCCAGCATCTACATTCAGTCCGGAAAGCTCAAGGTAAGCACTGCCAATAGCCCATTCAAGTCAAACGTTACTAACACATCCATACAGCAAGCGGATGATGTCTTCCAATCACTGGTCGCCAAGTTCAAGTCAAAGTCACCAAAGGTGTGGGAGAACTACGCCCACTTCCTCCACGTGACGATGAACGAGCCCGACCGCGCGCGTGCCCTCCTGCCCCGCGCGACTCAAGCCCTCGAGGAGCGTCACACAGCGCAGCTGATGGCCTCTTTTGGCGCCCTCGAGTTCAAGTCGCCCAACGGCGACGCGGAGCGCGGCCGCACAACATTCGAGACAATCCTGGCGACGTGGCCGAAGCGGTTCGACCTGTGGAACCAGCTGGCGGACCTCGAGATCGCGGCCGCGGAGCCGGACGCCACGGCGATCCGGGATGTGTTTGAGAGGGGTACCAAGGCCAAGGGCCTGAAGCCCAAGAAGGCGATGAAGTGGTTCAAGAGGTGGGCCGACTGGGAGGAGAAGATCAGCCCCAAGGGCCGGGATAAGGTGATGGCCAAGGCGCAGGAGTGGGTTGCCGCGGCGAAGGCCAAGAAGGGGGCTGCTGCTGAGGAGGACGATGAGGAGTGAAGAAGCTGAAGATTCCCGGATTGTCATCGAACCgcaaaaaaaggaaaagttTTTG from Colletotrichum lupini chromosome 2, complete sequence carries:
- a CDS encoding S1 RNA binding domain-containing protein produces the protein MSSLKRKDAPGGTPPSKAAKASKVSRPSKRDTPSKDKKDRKTTEDAPAPRAPAVSALLKDEEALFPRGGGSVLTPLEQKQITMEAKADAAKEEAELFDTNVKGKAKKEKRRKAKDTKDTKPARDEDAVKIEGLNFKRLVKGSLVLGQISHIDPVQLTIALPNNLTGTVSIAAISDTINSKLEKDAADESEDDEEDEDDEGIDLKSMFKVGQYVRAQVQSTADESGTGKPKRRIELSLRPTDANTGISSDEVVGYTTLMASVTSVQDHGYEMDLGIEGDLKGFLAKKEVGPDMDEASLRPGAVCLCVVKAVTGIIVQLSTDPLKLGNTSLVASSAPTINSFLPGSLADVLLTEVTSRGLQGKLLGHLPVTADLIHSGVGPDGVDLEAKYKVGSRVKARIICNFPAAREPKLGMSLLPHIVSLQPKLSGKGSRAKAPLDLLPIASFVEECTVRHVEPEIGLYVDTGVPGISGFVHISRVKDGKVDALYEGSGPHKVGSTHRGRVVGYSPLDAMFLLSFEQTILDQPFIRLEDVPVGEVVSGKIEKVIIGENGISGLIVKLAEGISGYVHESHFADVKLQHPEKKFREGATVKARVLSVRPRKRQLRLTLKKTLVNSDAPIIKNLEEVQVGLQTPGTITEIGSAGAQLEFFGGVRGFLPVSQMSEAYIKDPRDHFRTGQVVSVHVLSVTPEDRRMIVSCKDPSAFGLDKQAALKALKVGDIVSAKVSQKTEDEVYVDLEESGLKAIIRTGHLSDKSASKTQAALKRINVGNTLTDLMVLDKNELRRAVILTQKPSFIEASKNGKLLTSVEDATSGAVAPAYVREIGPHAVYVQFGGNVTAILPKSKLPKDVQDKEAFGMRKHQSIEVKIVSSNPEQNRIIVAPASADGPAPTVSESAINSVDDSIKTVDDVALGTILNAQVTSVKNTQLNVRVADNIQGRIDVSQFFDKWEDITNRKNPLQKVKANEIIRVRAIGIHDSKNYRFLPFSHRSTHSVIEFSAKESDLETEDVELLSYDTIKVGSSHVAFVNNHGKNCLWVNISPTVRGRIGIMDVSDDLSHAGNLEKHFPIGSALKVRVVSVDAEKGHLDLSARSSTGSTEVTWDSLKRNVALPGRVTKINDRSVMIKLSESVSGPVHLVDLCDDYDQANTLKYNKGEIIRVSVVEVDKSDKRLRLSTRPSRILSSTSPIADREITRVSQIASGDIIRGFVKNVTDKGVFVQLGGTVSALVKIGNLSDRYIKDWKGNFQVDQLVKGRVINVDAATSQVELSLKASVVENDYTPPVTYKDVKEGQVVTGKVRKVEEFGAFIVVDNSLNVSGLCHRSQMAEKPVEDARKLYNEGDVVKAKILSIDEEKRRITFGLKPSYFDEDSDMEDVDGGADLESDEDSDVEMGDGGAQLAIRGTDNSEESDEEDEEYEDGDEEEDEDSDVDMDEDATASKGLSSGKYDWTGDAFDDSENESKAKSKKSKTTEKKEKKKGGEIQIDRTADLDAHGPQTATDYERLLLGQPDSSQLWIEYMALQMKVSELSKARETAERAIKTINIREQTEKLNVWIAYLNLEVAYGTKASTEEVFKRACQYNDEQEVHERLASIYIQSGKLKQADDVFQSLVAKFKSKSPKVWENYAHFLHVTMNEPDRARALLPRATQALEERHTAQLMASFGALEFKSPNGDAERGRTTFETILATWPKRFDLWNQLADLEIAAAEPDATAIRDVFERGTKAKGLKPKKAMKWFKRWADWEEKISPKGRDKVMAKAQEWVAAAKAKKGAAAEEDDEE